ATGTTCTTCGAGGAGCCATCGGCTCCAGCCCTCGTCCATGCTGGGCGACCAGGGTCGGTACAGCCCAAGCCGTGCACGTGGCAGCGCTGTGCCGGACGAAGACCCACGGCTCGCCCTGAGGGCCAGTTCTGATACCAGGGTCTGCGCCGTGGAGTTGTTCAGGTCGGACACCACGTATTGGCCATTCGAGAATCCCACGTTGGCTCCCGCGTCCCAGGCTGCATTGAGTGCACGGAACGAGTTGTTCTGACCGGGATCCAAGAGTAGGGCACCACCCGAGCCGGTCACGCGCCCGGCTGCAGGCACGATCGCTGCGGCGACCGGGTTCGAATCGAATCCAACGCCAGGGACGGCATCGAAGCTGGCGGCATCGTCGACATCTGCATCCCACGCCGTGGCCTCCGCTTCCAGCGGAGCCATTGCCGCCCTGATCCCATCCGTCAGGGGCTGCGTGGCCTCGATGATCTGTACGTCCATCTGATAGCCGAGCGTCCACCCCGCGGCGTCATACGGCTGCTCAGGGGGGCCCTCCGGGTACTCACGGAGGTCAGGGTAACTCTGCACCTCCAAGACCTGGCGAGCGAGTTCGCCGAACTCCTGGTCGAGGGGCAATACCCACGTCCCAGCGGCGTGAGTCATCCCTTCGTGAGTGATCTCGGACTCGAGTTCGTACACCCTCAATCCATTGAAGGCGAGGCGTCGGAGAAGGTCCACCGGGGCAACGGGGTCCCGCTGTTCTTTTGGGATGAAGTACGCATAGGGGGGTGACGACTCATACTTCAGAATCTGATCACGCCCCGACTGGTACCGGTTGTAGAGGATGTCCTCTCGGTACTTCGCCGCGTAGTCGAGCACCGCGATGGATGCGACGCGCATGTAGTCGACGGCGTCGCCCAAACGCCACCAGCCGCCCTCCCACGGGGACGGATACAAAGATTCCGCCCGTAGGTCGCGACGGTCCGCAGGGAAGTCGTTCAGTGTGTAGAAGTGCGGTGTGGCATAACGCCACAGCGCCGTCTCGGTCCAAAATGCTGCCTGGTTCTGCATCATCGGCATGTAGTCGACGTAGCCGGGATACCATGCGTCGAAGCCAGTGCCCATATGGACCGATCCAGGCATGCCCCGTGACTCGAGCATCGAAGCGATCGTCATCCCAATCGTGTTCACCGTCCGCGCCATGATGGGGGGCGAGAACGTCGCGATGGGCTCAGCGAACGGAGGCAGCCAGATCCGCGTGGGGAAGGGGGAGCTCTGGTGATGCACGTAGATGATCTGTGGGTCCCACTCCTGCCATGTGCGGGCGAGTACCCGCGACTCGATCATGTTCAGCATGTAGGCATCGCGGTTGTTGTCGTGCCCGATGTACTTCTGGTAGAGCGTAGGAAGGCCGGACACCTCGTACTGGGTGCCGACGTTCGACATGTACCAGTCCGAGACCATCGTTTGCCCGTCCGGGTTCAGCGACGGCCACAGGACGGTGATGACGTTCTCGCGTATGTCACTGATGCGGGCCTCTTCACTGGACACCAACTCGTATGCCAACTGGATCGTGTGTTGGGCACCGGCGACTTCCGTCGCGTGCAGGCCACCATTCACGTCAACGATGGCCTTGCCTTCCAGGGCGAGTTCTCTCGCCATCGCGTCGGTCAGGTCGGCCGGGTGCGCGAGCGCGTCCGCGATGTCTCTGTAGTGCTCGACCTGGGCCAGATTGTCCGGCGACGAGATGAGAGCGATCCACCACTCTCTGCCTTCAGACGTGCGGCCTGTCGGCAGCATCATGATCCGATCTGAAGCCGCGTCCAATCGCTGGAAGTAGTCCACCGACTGCTCGTAGGTGGCGAGATGGAAGTCAGCGCCAGGTATGAAGCCCAAGACGGACTCGGGCGTCGGGATCTGAGCGGTGAGGGGGGCCGCTAAAACGGCGACTGCGACGAGGGTGAAGACGGTGCGCACGGCGAAAGACCTGTCTAAGTGGACGCGTTGCGGAAGGTGCCCGCATGTATGGGCTCCCGCCAGCCTCGTCGGTGCTTTTAGCTGCATCATGAAGCCCCCTTCAT
The genomic region above belongs to Longimicrobiales bacterium and contains:
- a CDS encoding M14 family zinc carboxypeptidase, encoding MRTVFTLVAVAVLAAPLTAQIPTPESVLGFIPGADFHLATYEQSVDYFQRLDAASDRIMMLPTGRTSEGREWWIALISSPDNLAQVEHYRDIADALAHPADLTDAMARELALEGKAIVDVNGGLHATEVAGAQHTIQLAYELVSSEEARISDIRENVITVLWPSLNPDGQTMVSDWYMSNVGTQYEVSGLPTLYQKYIGHDNNRDAYMLNMIESRVLARTWQEWDPQIIYVHHQSSPFPTRIWLPPFAEPIATFSPPIMARTVNTIGMTIASMLESRGMPGSVHMGTGFDAWYPGYVDYMPMMQNQAAFWTETALWRYATPHFYTLNDFPADRRDLRAESLYPSPWEGGWWRLGDAVDYMRVASIAVLDYAAKYREDILYNRYQSGRDQILKYESSPPYAYFIPKEQRDPVAPVDLLRRLAFNGLRVYELESEITHEGMTHAAGTWVLPLDQEFGELARQVLEVQSYPDLREYPEGPPEQPYDAAGWTLGYQMDVQIIEATQPLTDGIRAAMAPLEAEATAWDADVDDAASFDAVPGVGFDSNPVAAAIVPAAGRVTGSGGALLLDPGQNNSFRALNAAWDAGANVGFSNGQYVVSDLNNSTAQTLVSELALRASRGSSSGTALPRARLGLYRPWSPSMDEGWSRWLLEEHGFSFTSVRNADIHAGELTDRYDVIVLPSERVGSLMNGFANGSAPPQYVGGIGAEGIRELDNFVQAGGTLVCLSASADLCIDEFHLPVSNVVRGLGRGDFFSSGSILEVRTDTGHPVMAGMPDRAKVFFNRSPVFTTEEGFEGSVIASYGPAGSPLMSGYLLGEEHLQGQAAAVDVKYGDGHVILVGFQPQWRGQPRGTFRILFNAAFYHGALASGTAGTEDFWTKPEPEEKADTGDGNGRR